In Gammaproteobacteria bacterium, one DNA window encodes the following:
- a CDS encoding roadblock/LC7 domain-containing protein → MSKQDELNKITKELRMNVPDISGVMIASDEGLSIATDFAEEDAVRVAAVSAAASGLGNRISQNATLGEPEEVMVKGRDGLLLIYLAGDNSVLAVRAPSRGNLGLVRLEASSAAQEVRKVLG, encoded by the coding sequence ATGAGTAAGCAAGATGAGCTAAATAAAATAACCAAAGAGCTGCGGATGAATGTACCGGATATCTCAGGCGTGATGATTGCCAGTGATGAGGGTCTCTCAATCGCCACTGACTTTGCTGAAGAGGATGCCGTGCGCGTGGCTGCTGTGAGTGCGGCCGCATCGGGCTTGGGGAACAGGATTTCACAAAATGCCACTTTGGGTGAGCCAGAAGAGGTGATGGTAAAAGGGCGTGATGGCCTTCTGCTTATCTATCTTGCAGGAGATAACAGTGTTTTGGCAGTGCGTGCGCCATCACGAGGTAACCTAGGGCTTGTTCGGCTTGAGGCTAGCTCGGCGGCACAGGAAGTACGTAAGGTTTTGGGCTAA
- a CDS encoding sulfite exporter TauE/SafE family protein encodes MEVLLVSAFTIGLLGSLHCIGMCGGLVTAITMSREKVWWPGLISYQLARVSSYMLLGAMIAAIGINLHGENNLQSTQVWLGYFAAAIMVLFALNLGGWMPDPLSRFTGTIMRVTGLSRWSKQANEQDKLPPWLMVGMLNGLLPCGLVYAGLALSLTANSPLEGALVMLAFGAGTIPAMLFTPYLMRTLTPQLRGTLLKVAAVALIILAIFTASRNLLHGDHNHATSNTSQPHAEHVMPQPVEHPHPHHGDQHPVDAAPEMNHHH; translated from the coding sequence ATGGAAGTACTGCTGGTAAGCGCCTTCACTATTGGCTTGCTAGGCAGCCTTCACTGCATTGGCATGTGCGGTGGCCTGGTAACCGCTATCACGATGAGTCGTGAAAAAGTGTGGTGGCCCGGTCTTATTAGCTATCAGCTGGCACGCGTTAGCAGCTATATGCTATTGGGTGCGATGATTGCAGCCATTGGCATCAACCTGCACGGTGAAAATAATCTGCAATCCACTCAGGTTTGGCTAGGCTATTTTGCCGCTGCAATCATGGTGCTGTTTGCCTTAAACCTGGGTGGCTGGATGCCTGACCCACTCAGCCGCTTCACCGGCACAATAATGCGAGTAACTGGCCTCAGCCGCTGGAGCAAACAGGCGAACGAACAGGACAAGCTTCCCCCCTGGCTAATGGTGGGCATGCTCAACGGTTTGCTACCTTGCGGCCTCGTCTATGCCGGCTTAGCACTTAGCCTAACAGCCAACTCACCACTCGAAGGCGCACTGGTCATGCTGGCATTCGGGGCCGGTACAATCCCCGCCATGCTGTTCACGCCCTATTTAATGCGCACCCTTACACCACAACTACGCGGCACACTCTTAAAAGTGGCCGCGGTTGCGCTGATCATTCTGGCTATCTTCACCGCCAGCCGCAATCTACTTCACGGTGACCATAACCATGCAACGAGCAACACCTCGCAGCCGCATGCTGAGCATGTGATGCCTCAACCTGTAGAACATCCTCACCCGCATCATGGTGACCAGCACCCGGTCGATGCCGCACCTGAAATGAACCACCACCATTGA
- a CDS encoding roadblock/LC7 domain-containing protein, whose translation MSDYQLADDLYLYPTPAGAFHAVSSAEDDHTRDLLRHILSFQSCPKAEINKLCEWLRVDDEQQALALLHQAQTMSWVHGLKEAKEIHDAGIGQEMAALIPQLSSIGKGLLVDDNGFSLARSGVDDPTAEALSALTADLLSVQDRHAKRMEKCLGVTTQAWGAIDAFGASRIGVWPLYVGDYRFSLVLLGVPQLNRQEFVALVWSLMKRYGGESKER comes from the coding sequence TTGTCTGATTATCAATTGGCGGATGACCTCTATTTATACCCTACGCCGGCCGGTGCTTTTCATGCCGTCTCCAGTGCAGAAGATGATCATACCCGTGACCTTTTACGTCACATTCTAAGTTTCCAATCCTGCCCAAAGGCGGAGATAAACAAACTCTGTGAATGGTTGCGGGTGGATGATGAGCAGCAGGCGCTCGCCCTATTGCATCAGGCACAAACCATGTCATGGGTTCATGGCCTCAAGGAAGCGAAGGAGATACATGATGCGGGCATTGGGCAGGAGATGGCGGCACTCATTCCGCAGCTTTCATCAATAGGTAAAGGGTTGCTAGTGGATGATAATGGCTTCTCATTGGCACGCAGCGGGGTCGACGATCCCACCGCAGAGGCGTTGTCAGCATTGACGGCTGACCTGTTATCTGTGCAGGATCGTCATGCAAAAAGGATGGAGAAATGCTTGGGTGTCACCACTCAGGCATGGGGCGCTATTGATGCCTTTGGTGCCAGTCGCATTGGTGTTTGGCCGCTTTATGTTGGGGATTATCGCTTTTCACTGGTGCTGCTGGGTGTGCCACAACTGAATCGCCAAGAGTTTGTTGCCCTGGTCTGGAGCTTAATGAAACGCTATGGCGGGGAGAGTAAAGAGCGTTAG
- a CDS encoding c-type cytochrome, whose amino-acid sequence MLIKKQWLTIAVALLIAGQTNAADIAAGEAFSANCTSCHGNNGISPSAEVPNLAGQLPDYIVKRVNSFRDARQGDSLMHGLANLLNNPQDIENVAAYYGSLPRARYRSSNKSLIEAGKKVYFSSYNCSMCHGSDGMGEAPTEGATSPMVVGQSKRYIVKALYDFRTSKRTSNEGYMMNLILPSVSEESIDAVAEYLSSQ is encoded by the coding sequence ATGCTTATAAAAAAACAGTGGCTTACAATTGCAGTTGCCCTATTGATTGCCGGCCAGACCAATGCTGCTGATATCGCAGCAGGCGAGGCCTTCTCTGCCAACTGCACCTCGTGTCATGGTAACAATGGCATCAGCCCCAGTGCTGAAGTCCCTAATCTGGCAGGGCAGCTCCCTGACTACATTGTCAAGCGAGTCAATTCATTTCGTGATGCTCGACAAGGAGACAGCCTGATGCATGGTCTCGCTAATTTACTTAACAACCCACAGGATATCGAAAATGTTGCCGCCTATTACGGCTCTCTACCCCGGGCACGCTACAGAAGCTCCAATAAATCGCTGATTGAAGCAGGCAAAAAAGTCTATTTTAGTTCTTATAATTGTAGCATGTGTCACGGCAGTGACGGCATGGGAGAGGCACCTACCGAAGGTGCCACATCACCCATGGTTGTAGGGCAGAGCAAACGCTATATTGTGAAGGCGCTGTATGATTTCCGAACCAGTAAACGCACCAGCAATGAAGGTTACATGATGAACCTTATTTTACCCTCCGTTTCAGAAGAGAGTATCGATGCCGTGGCCGAGTACCTCTCCAGCCAGTAG
- a CDS encoding YqiJ family protein, whose product MIEFLTETGNIPFSVALALMIGITVLEGVALLIGFALFSTIGPLLPGVNVDVKTSSFSSRTLGWLRIGQVPLLMLLVVFLTAFGLIGLTLQSFAQSMTGSLLPAALISIPALLLSLPIVRVLGGALHKMIPRDETDAVTEESLVGRIATITLGTAFVDKPAEAKVRDLHGTTHYVMVEPDAKGKLFTSSHSILLVRKEGAIFKAIENTNPALIDHDIA is encoded by the coding sequence ATGATTGAATTTTTGACAGAGACCGGAAATATACCTTTTAGCGTGGCATTAGCGCTGATGATCGGTATTACGGTACTGGAAGGTGTCGCTCTGTTGATCGGTTTTGCACTGTTCAGCACCATAGGCCCGTTGTTGCCCGGTGTTAATGTTGATGTGAAAACATCTTCATTCTCGTCACGAACGTTGGGTTGGTTGCGTATCGGCCAAGTACCTTTACTCATGTTGTTAGTGGTTTTTCTCACAGCCTTTGGCTTGATTGGATTAACGCTACAGTCATTTGCACAAAGCATGACGGGCTCGCTATTACCGGCTGCATTGATCTCAATACCGGCTTTGCTGCTTAGCTTGCCCATCGTCCGTGTTTTGGGTGGCGCGCTGCATAAAATGATACCGAGGGATGAAACGGACGCCGTAACCGAAGAGAGCCTAGTAGGGCGTATTGCCACCATTACACTGGGCACCGCATTCGTTGATAAGCCAGCTGAGGCGAAAGTCAGGGACCTACACGGCACCACCCATTACGTGATGGTTGAGCCGGATGCCAAAGGAAAATTGTTTACCTCAAGCCACTCAATTTTGTTGGTGCGTAAAGAGGGTGCAATCTTTAAAGCGATTGAAAATACCAACCCTGCATTAATTGATCACGATATAGCTTGA
- a CDS encoding protoglobin domain-containing protein, with product MTNEIIEQIPECVRFNDEDAQALIRNKDVLLTLEDGLVDGFYNAVYSYSVTRAVFTDNERAAREQTLRDWYRRTLNGPFDDAYWQWQTFVGLVHIKRKVNNAMVSGMWGWILTYLSSNALEHLGENEAKAVIKALHSLQAAVMALISESYQRNMFVAVDKASGIKEALLMRLVNIEIDGMLDDARSNGTG from the coding sequence ATGACAAATGAAATTATCGAGCAGATACCCGAGTGCGTTCGTTTTAATGATGAGGATGCTCAAGCATTAATTCGCAATAAGGATGTGCTGCTGACACTTGAGGATGGCCTTGTGGATGGGTTTTATAACGCAGTCTACTCTTACAGTGTGACGCGTGCAGTTTTTACTGATAATGAGCGAGCAGCTCGCGAGCAGACCTTGAGAGACTGGTATAGGCGCACTTTGAATGGCCCTTTTGATGATGCATACTGGCAGTGGCAGACATTTGTTGGCTTGGTGCATATTAAGCGTAAAGTGAATAATGCGATGGTCTCCGGTATGTGGGGTTGGATTTTGACCTACCTCAGTTCAAATGCACTTGAGCATTTGGGTGAGAATGAAGCAAAAGCGGTGATTAAGGCGCTGCATTCGTTACAGGCTGCTGTTATGGCTTTAATATCAGAAAGCTACCAACGTAATATGTTTGTCGCTGTGGATAAAGCATCCGGTATCAAAGAGGCGTTGTTAATGCGCTTGGTTAATATCGAGATTGATGGCATGTTGGACGATGCCCGTTCAAACGGTACCGGATAA
- a CDS encoding PspA/IM30 family protein — protein sequence MKELLANRVGRIVSGSLNALIDAVENAAPEAVMQESIREIDSAIDEVRAELGRTVASKHLANSRLVEEHRKHAALAEKIALAVNEACDDLAEVAIASQLDIEAQIPVLEGTIAERSTQEKELESYIAALQAKKREMQAELKQFRVMQQQADAVGTAGKATATESRIEKNVEKASAAFSRVMESSTGLSNGPAAHSHHAAQLAELDKMAHKNRVQERLAAIKKNNPADSR from the coding sequence ATGAAAGAACTATTAGCCAATCGTGTTGGGCGCATTGTCAGTGGCAGCCTTAATGCACTTATAGATGCTGTTGAAAATGCAGCGCCTGAAGCCGTGATGCAGGAATCCATTCGTGAAATTGACAGTGCGATTGATGAAGTCCGAGCCGAACTGGGGCGTACCGTTGCGAGCAAACACTTGGCAAACAGCCGCCTCGTGGAAGAGCACCGAAAACATGCAGCGCTCGCAGAAAAAATAGCACTTGCGGTAAATGAAGCTTGTGATGACCTGGCAGAAGTGGCGATTGCTAGCCAGCTGGATATCGAAGCGCAGATTCCAGTACTGGAAGGGACCATAGCCGAACGCAGCACCCAGGAAAAAGAGCTGGAAAGCTACATCGCAGCATTGCAAGCAAAAAAGCGTGAAATGCAGGCTGAACTCAAGCAGTTTCGTGTCATGCAACAGCAAGCAGATGCCGTTGGAACGGCGGGCAAAGCGACGGCAACAGAGAGCCGCATTGAAAAAAACGTTGAAAAAGCAAGCGCTGCTTTTAGTCGCGTCATGGAAAGTAGCACGGGCCTTTCAAACGGGCCTGCTGCACATTCACATCATGCCGCACAACTGGCAGAGCTGGACAAGATGGCGCACAAGAATCGAGTACAAGAAAGACTTGCGGCCATTAAAAAAAACAACCCCGCTGACAGTAGATAA